A genomic region of Methanobacterium sp. SMA-27 contains the following coding sequences:
- a CDS encoding homoserine O-acetyltransferase, with the protein MKNESIGIVETKYHSLSDDLILESGEKLKNPQIAYETYGKLNKEKSNAILVCHALSGDAHVAGWYEGDKKPGWWDIIIGPGKCLDTDKYFIICSNVIGGCMGSTGPASINPDTKKPYGLDFPIITIKDMVNAQKKLVNSMGVKQLFAVIGGSMGGMQVLQWCISYPEMVRSAIPITTTAYSSPQQIAFNEVGRRAIISDPNWNNGYYYDSEFPDDGLALARMIGHITYLSNESMYQKFGRRLQDKDDYDFDLETDFEVESYLHYQGNSFTKRFDANSYLYISKAIDYFDLAGKGSLAETFYGLKIKFLVISVDSDWLYPPSQSKDIVMGLNANDIDVRYCEIKSSYGHDAFLIEAGQLNYLIAGFLSDTLVKDVMTREFAKIKENSSIENAAELMLQKKVTHIPVISTEDKLLGIVTAWDVSKSVALKISELDDIMTKEVIVVSPEDPIELAARKMKEYSISSLPVVDDNDKVIGIVTTDHISTLMTEN; encoded by the coding sequence ATGAAAAACGAATCAATCGGGATTGTAGAAACCAAATACCATTCACTATCCGATGATTTGATCCTTGAAAGTGGAGAAAAGCTAAAAAACCCTCAAATAGCATATGAAACCTATGGTAAGCTTAATAAAGAAAAAAGCAATGCTATATTGGTCTGCCATGCTCTTTCAGGAGATGCCCATGTTGCAGGTTGGTATGAGGGGGATAAAAAACCAGGTTGGTGGGATATAATCATTGGCCCAGGCAAATGCCTTGACACAGACAAGTATTTCATAATATGTTCTAATGTTATTGGAGGTTGCATGGGATCAACAGGCCCGGCTTCAATAAATCCTGATACCAAAAAACCATATGGGCTGGACTTCCCCATAATAACCATAAAAGACATGGTTAATGCCCAGAAAAAATTGGTAAACTCAATGGGAGTTAAACAGCTATTTGCTGTAATAGGGGGTTCTATGGGTGGAATGCAGGTTTTACAATGGTGTATATCATATCCTGAAATGGTTAGATCTGCCATTCCAATAACAACAACAGCATATTCATCTCCACAACAAATAGCTTTTAACGAGGTTGGTAGGAGAGCCATAATATCAGATCCCAACTGGAATAATGGCTATTATTATGACTCTGAATTTCCAGATGATGGTCTAGCTTTAGCCAGAATGATAGGACACATAACTTACCTTAGTAACGAATCCATGTACCAGAAATTTGGAAGAAGACTGCAGGATAAGGATGATTATGACTTCGACTTAGAAACAGACTTTGAAGTTGAAAGTTACCTCCATTATCAGGGCAATTCTTTTACAAAGAGATTCGATGCAAACTCATATTTGTACATTTCAAAGGCGATAGACTATTTTGATCTTGCAGGTAAAGGATCTCTTGCAGAAACATTCTACGGCCTTAAAATCAAATTTTTAGTAATATCAGTTGATTCAGACTGGTTATATCCGCCGTCACAGTCTAAAGATATTGTAATGGGGTTAAATGCAAATGATATTGATGTGAGGTACTGTGAAATAAAATCAAGTTATGGCCATGATGCATTCCTTATAGAGGCAGGGCAGTTAAACTATTTGATAGCAGGATTTTTATCGGACACACTTGTGAAGGATGTTATGACTAGGGAATTTGCTAAGATAAAGGAGAATTCAAGCATTGAAAATGCTGCAGAGTTAATGCTACAAAAAAAAGTCACACATATACCGGTAATATCAACTGAAGATAAATTACTTGGAATAGTTACAGCATGGGACGTATCTAAATCAGTTGCACTAAAAATTAGTGAATTGGATGATATAATGACCAAAGAAGTAATAGTAGTAAGTCCAGAAGATCCAATAGAGCTTGCAGCTAGAAAGATGAAGGAATATAGTATATCCTCTCTTCCAGTAGTGGATGATAATGATAAGGTCATTGGAATCGTAACCACAGACCATATAAGCACATTAATGACAGAAAATTAA
- a CDS encoding peptidoglycan-binding protein, with translation MSITDKTVLKMGSIETENIKTLQKKLGIKTDGFYGPVTRDTVKAKQKALGLYVDGIAGPVTLRALGLLKAPTITAGPLQKKHMAIVGVFTTFTGFYNKIYNYYRYGYYFNGQLSLQQEIDPKTPKNCVDLAQLLHALAHEMKGYLVRFIGIFCPVDEINHAYIEIKGGEFGENWTAADGAAAAKNNYKLGTHWCSGAKTVNPAWIPSEDL, from the coding sequence ATGTCAATAACAGATAAAACAGTCTTAAAAATGGGAAGTATAGAAACCGAGAACATAAAAACATTACAAAAGAAATTAGGAATAAAAACAGATGGATTTTACGGTCCAGTAACACGAGACACAGTAAAAGCAAAACAAAAAGCCTTAGGATTATATGTTGATGGAATTGCAGGACCAGTCACATTAAGAGCATTAGGTCTTTTAAAAGCACCAACAATCACTGCAGGACCATTACAAAAGAAACATATGGCTATTGTTGGGGTATTTACCACATTTACGGGCTTCTATAATAAAATCTATAACTATTATAGATATGGTTATTATTTCAATGGTCAGTTAAGTCTACAACAGGAAATCGACCCTAAAACCCCTAAGAATTGTGTAGATTTAGCTCAATTACTCCATGCTCTGGCTCATGAGATGAAAGGTTATCTTGTTCGTTTCATTGGAATATTTTGTCCTGTTGATGAAATAAACCATGCCTATATTGAGATTAAAGGTGGGGAGTTTGGGGAGAATTGGACAGCTGCCGATGGTGCTGCCGCTGCAAAAAATAACTATAAATTAGGAACCCATTGGTGTAGTGGTGCTAAAACTGTGAATCCTGCATGGATACCATCAGAGGATTTATAA
- a CDS encoding cation:proton antiporter: MAVDLLTQANVLVLVIIILLSSLISLRLGMAVAIIELILGAIFGNLGFLHATDWMTLIATFGGILLTFMAGTEIDTQVMREKYKESFLIGFFSFLAPFIGASLFTYFIAGWNLQAALIAGIALSTTSLAVVYSVLLETDLPDANLAKILLAATFVTDMTTVIVLSILFIKPDLYTILFIIISIVVIILASKYSKYIFGPDKLKNKVIEPEIKYVFVLLVIFMYFAALGNGEAVLPAFILGLLMSKQLAKNKELMIRMRTVAYAVITPIFFIVGGLKISFTLILASLGLFIILFGIKLFTKFIGVYFLANKYIPNGSMYLTLLMSTGLTFGTIASLFGYNAGYIDQVQYSVLIGVIVSSAIIPTFVAQKWFLPRHSEDIIE; the protein is encoded by the coding sequence ATGGCAGTAGATTTATTAACACAAGCTAATGTATTAGTATTGGTAATTATTATTTTGTTATCGAGTTTAATTTCCCTAAGATTAGGAATGGCCGTAGCAATAATAGAATTAATTTTAGGTGCTATTTTTGGAAATCTTGGATTTCTTCATGCAACTGATTGGATGACACTTATAGCCACTTTTGGTGGTATACTCTTGACATTCATGGCGGGTACTGAGATTGATACCCAAGTTATGAGGGAAAAATATAAGGAAAGCTTCTTAATAGGATTTTTCTCATTTCTAGCACCTTTTATAGGGGCGTCGCTTTTCACTTATTTTATTGCTGGTTGGAATTTGCAAGCAGCTTTAATTGCAGGAATTGCACTTTCAACAACTTCACTTGCAGTTGTGTATTCTGTTTTATTAGAAACTGATCTTCCAGATGCTAATTTAGCTAAGATACTTTTAGCAGCCACATTTGTTACAGATATGACTACTGTCATTGTATTGAGTATATTATTTATAAAACCAGACCTCTACACAATATTATTCATTATAATATCTATTGTAGTAATAATTTTAGCATCCAAATATTCTAAATACATATTTGGCCCTGATAAATTGAAAAATAAAGTGATAGAACCTGAAATAAAATATGTCTTCGTACTTTTGGTAATATTCATGTACTTTGCAGCCCTTGGAAATGGAGAGGCAGTTTTACCAGCATTTATTCTGGGACTTTTAATGTCTAAACAACTAGCAAAAAATAAAGAATTGATGATTAGGATGCGAACAGTTGCTTATGCAGTTATAACTCCTATATTCTTTATAGTTGGAGGATTAAAGATTTCTTTCACATTAATATTGGCATCTCTGGGTTTATTCATCATATTATTTGGTATAAAATTATTTACCAAATTCATAGGAGTATACTTCCTTGCAAATAAATACATACCCAATGGAAGCATGTATTTAACCCTTCTTATGAGTACAGGATTAACATTTGGAACCATAGCCAGCTTATTTGGTTATAATGCAGGGTACATAGATCAGGTGCAGTATTCAGTACTTATAGGTGTAATTGTTTCCAGTGCCATAATACCAACTTTTGTTGCACAAAAATGGTTCCTACCACGTCACAGCGAAGATATAATTGAATAA
- a CDS encoding Eco57I restriction-modification methylase domain-containing protein — MMNDLFNQTLMRKYSKDFKLTPSKHDLILNHIKKLEESQFEAETKNYIYFYEVWLKGILGYDLDDNVLVDEKEEQGQGKSEFILKSGDKKFMVVELKDQKTDLDKPQNRVNDKRTPVDQAFDYAQHTGDIDGILVSNYNEFRLYNWHKKGQYISFKADELLDKTLFSYFMLSFSKKSYIDTGYINKLMDKTVVIERELEKEFYKLYNETRLMLIKEFEEFNDLSRLEAIHYAQMIMNRYMFICFAEDIDLLPAQVSTDTILTPIIKGNLRHGSIWQRLNELFLDVNEGNEYKKISQYNGGIFKEDLDHLKIRDIVEDQKFFNDVYQKWKFEEYEKDINTNLGPYGKKVNPIYRNMLTISTFDFSTELDVNILGHIFENSIGDIEELKESSKGRRKKEGIFYTPEYITDYICKNTIIPYLSKSGQANTVSELLNEYLGSAIEELDKKIKDIKIVDPACGSGAFLNKAADILLEIHQNIDEARYKDKKETLIPYFDNIGQRREILLNNIYGVDLNEESVDITKLSLFLKVCRKGLILPNLEKNIKCGNSLINDPEYTDKPFNWETEFPEIFNEGGFDVVIGNPPWGADFDEKTKEYIKNNYREIEYQINSYVVFLEKTYYLLKDEGMLGLITPPTWLYMHYFKNIRNFLISKNTFIEAIYLKYHAFEDVTSESSIIVYKKSIHLDKHQILNKIVRNENEFLNKKPSKIEQNVWFENFVDGFLFGEQIKLFTKFYRNSERLDLFTDLTTGIKPYQTNKGSPPQTRENVKNKIYSSNEQIDNNYQPYIVGGDVTRYNIYYPNNHWLKYGLGLLNHVLH; from the coding sequence ATGATGAATGATCTTTTTAATCAAACATTGATGAGGAAATATTCAAAAGATTTTAAATTAACACCCTCAAAGCATGATCTCATTTTAAATCATATTAAGAAGTTGGAAGAGAGTCAGTTTGAAGCTGAAACTAAGAATTATATCTATTTTTATGAAGTATGGTTGAAAGGCATTTTAGGTTATGACCTTGATGATAACGTCCTAGTTGATGAGAAAGAAGAACAAGGACAAGGTAAAAGCGAGTTTATATTAAAATCTGGTGATAAGAAGTTCATGGTGGTTGAACTCAAAGATCAGAAAACTGACCTGGACAAACCACAAAATCGGGTTAATGATAAGCGAACACCTGTTGACCAGGCTTTTGATTATGCCCAACATACAGGAGATATTGACGGGATACTTGTATCCAACTATAATGAATTCAGACTATATAATTGGCATAAGAAAGGCCAATACATATCATTTAAAGCAGATGAATTATTAGATAAAACACTATTCTCTTATTTCATGCTTTCATTCTCCAAGAAGAGCTACATCGACACGGGTTATATTAATAAATTAATGGATAAAACAGTTGTCATCGAAAGGGAACTGGAAAAAGAATTTTACAAATTATATAATGAAACACGATTAATGTTAATTAAAGAGTTTGAAGAATTCAATGATCTATCAAGACTTGAAGCTATCCATTATGCACAGATGATAATGAACAGATACATGTTCATCTGCTTTGCAGAAGATATTGACCTGCTTCCTGCTCAAGTTTCCACAGATACCATACTAACACCCATAATAAAAGGAAACCTAAGACATGGAAGTATCTGGCAACGATTAAACGAATTATTCTTAGATGTTAACGAAGGAAATGAATATAAAAAGATCTCCCAATACAATGGAGGCATCTTCAAAGAAGACTTAGATCACCTTAAGATCAGGGATATTGTGGAAGATCAAAAGTTCTTCAATGATGTTTATCAGAAATGGAAATTCGAAGAATATGAAAAAGACATAAACACTAACCTGGGACCATACGGTAAAAAAGTAAACCCAATCTACCGTAATATGCTTACAATATCTACTTTTGACTTCTCAACAGAACTAGACGTAAACATCCTCGGCCATATCTTCGAAAACAGTATTGGAGACATAGAAGAACTTAAAGAAAGTAGTAAAGGACGACGGAAGAAAGAAGGAATATTCTATACTCCAGAATACATTACAGACTACATCTGTAAAAATACCATAATACCTTATCTGAGCAAATCAGGCCAAGCAAACACAGTTTCCGAGTTACTGAATGAATATTTGGGATCTGCCATTGAGGAATTGGATAAAAAAATTAAAGATATTAAAATTGTAGATCCAGCTTGTGGAAGCGGTGCATTTCTAAACAAAGCTGCAGATATATTACTCGAAATACATCAAAATATAGACGAAGCACGCTACAAAGACAAAAAAGAGACACTTATACCATACTTTGACAACATAGGACAACGAAGAGAAATATTATTAAATAACATCTATGGAGTAGACCTAAACGAAGAATCAGTAGATATCACCAAATTATCACTTTTTTTAAAAGTCTGTAGAAAAGGCTTGATACTTCCTAACCTTGAAAAAAACATAAAATGCGGAAACTCCTTAATCAATGACCCAGAATACACAGACAAACCATTCAACTGGGAAACAGAATTCCCTGAAATATTTAATGAAGGAGGTTTTGATGTTGTGATAGGTAATCCTCCATGGGGTGCTGATTTTGATGAAAAAACAAAAGAATATATAAAAAATAATTATCGTGAAATTGAGTACCAAATCAATAGTTATGTTGTATTCTTGGAAAAAACATATTATCTATTGAAAGATGAAGGGATGTTGGGTCTTATAACTCCCCCCACATGGTTATATATGCATTATTTTAAAAATATTCGAAATTTCTTAATTTCAAAAAATACTTTCATTGAAGCAATTTATTTAAAATATCATGCTTTTGAAGACGTTACTTCGGAGAGTAGCATTATAGTTTATAAAAAAAGTATTCATTTAGATAAACATCAAATTTTAAATAAAATTGTGAGGAATGAAAACGAATTTTTAAATAAAAAACCTTCAAAAATTGAGCAAAATGTGTGGTTTGAAAATTTTGTTGATGGATTTTTATTTGGAGAACAAATTAAACTTTTTACAAAATTTTATAGAAATTCAGAGCGTTTAGATCTTTTTACAGATCTTACTACTGGAATAAAACCTTATCAGACTAACAAAGGTTCACCACCTCAAACCCGTGAAAATGTAAAAAATAAAATTTATTCTTCAAATGAACAGATAGATAACAACTATCAACCTTATATTGTCGGAGGGGATGTAACTAGGTACAATATTTATTATCCAAATAACCACTGGTTAAAATATGGCCTTGGATTGCTGAACCACGTCCTACACTAG
- a CDS encoding DUF2769 domain-containing protein — protein MVEVPKNEMTMIKCICASCPSYTKCMDSGNLGVFCSIGDAKKCLQDLEGCKCQEDCSVSSEFNFSSQYHCNEGSASQQQM, from the coding sequence ATGGTTGAAGTACCAAAAAATGAAATGACTATGATAAAATGCATTTGCGCAAGCTGCCCATCCTATACAAAATGTATGGACAGTGGTAATTTAGGAGTATTCTGCTCAATAGGCGATGCAAAAAAATGTTTACAAGATTTAGAAGGTTGTAAATGTCAAGAAGATTGTTCAGTTTCTTCAGAATTTAATTTTTCAAGTCAATACCACTGCAACGAAGGATCTGCATCACAACAGCAAATGTAA
- a CDS encoding TaqI-like C-terminal specificity domain-containing protein yields MAEPRPTLDFSKTKINIRRTGDKIFASIDERGYLNLNSVHNVIIKDNFFYSPKYILCILNSSLIDYIYRNLVPDDGRVFSEVKIINLKKLPIHKATPEEQNPLIQNVDRILKLNNNLQKETNSFKDWFIHTFNIEKLSQKLEKYYELSIDSFLNEVKKKKVNVKSRENYQTLKEEFEKSVRVINPLLQQIMETDSEIDQMVYDLYGLTPEEIKIIEESLDG; encoded by the coding sequence ATTGCTGAACCACGTCCTACACTAGATTTTTCAAAAACTAAAATTAATATCAGAAGAACAGGGGACAAAATATTCGCTTCAATAGACGAAAGAGGATATTTGAACTTGAATAGTGTGCATAATGTTATTATTAAAGATAATTTTTTTTATAGCCCAAAATATATTCTTTGCATTCTTAATTCCTCTTTGATAGATTACATTTATCGTAATTTAGTACCTGATGATGGTAGAGTTTTTTCAGAAGTTAAAATTATAAATCTTAAAAAACTTCCAATTCATAAAGCAACCCCTGAAGAACAAAATCCACTCATCCAAAATGTTGATAGGATATTGAAACTAAATAATAATCTTCAAAAAGAGACAAATTCCTTTAAGGATTGGTTTATACACACTTTCAATATTGAAAAACTTTCTCAGAAATTGGAGAAATATTATGAATTATCTATTGATAGTTTCTTAAATGAGGTTAAAAAGAAGAAAGTCAATGTTAAATCCAGGGAAAACTATCAAACACTCAAGGAAGAGTTTGAAAAAAGTGTTCGTGTCATTAATCCTTTGCTCCAACAAATAATGGAAACCGACAGCGAGATCGATCAGATGGTCTATGACTTGTATGGTTTGACACCAGAGGAAATTAAGATAATTGAGGAGAGTTTGGATGGATAA
- the nifU gene encoding Fe-S cluster assembly scaffold protein NifU, producing the protein MYSEKVMDHFQNPRNVGEIEDASGVGTEGNPTCGDLMTIYIKVEDNIITDIKFKTFGCGAAIATSSMITEMAVGKTIEEALKISRNDVADELEGLPPVKMHCSNLAADALRAAIADYKMKEAEKSAD; encoded by the coding sequence ATGTACAGCGAAAAGGTAATGGATCATTTTCAAAATCCAAGAAATGTTGGAGAAATAGAGGATGCTAGTGGTGTTGGAACAGAAGGTAATCCCACCTGTGGGGACCTGATGACCATATACATAAAGGTTGAAGACAACATTATAACAGATATTAAATTTAAAACCTTTGGTTGCGGTGCAGCCATAGCAACAAGCAGTATGATAACAGAAATGGCAGTTGGAAAAACAATTGAAGAAGCACTTAAAATTTCAAGAAATGATGTTGCTGATGAATTGGAAGGACTTCCACCTGTTAAGATGCACTGTTCAAATCTCGCAGCAGATGCACTCCGTGCTGCAATAGCTGATTATAAAATGAAAGAAGCCGAGAAATCAGCAGACTAG
- a CDS encoding toll/interleukin-1 receptor domain-containing protein translates to MDNKDIQRKILELLFKLRLDNKMDLALSNFIIEKLSLTLTAYEYNIDYLIEKEFIEPKMYTDGFMTHTYYIISVKGIDFIDNNIKLNKKMLKVFISYNNVEKHIGAIIKEMLESFGIECFMAHDDIGVSEEWKQRIFKELNDADIFIPILSDNFRGSEWCSQEAGIACFRNILFIPLSLDKKNRIPYGFMSHRQGKLISKYNIPLEYLVNPIVDNFPKINILANLIDELFMVRGFREAERLMSNLEPYFNKLSIAEVDRVVDISTTNYQIYAAGRCKREYLPKFINVNNEKIDEEKLKKLSELIELK, encoded by the coding sequence ATGGATAATAAAGACATTCAAAGAAAGATACTAGAATTATTGTTTAAACTTCGTTTAGATAATAAAATGGATCTAGCTTTATCAAACTTTATTATAGAAAAATTAAGTTTAACTCTAACAGCATATGAATATAATATAGATTATTTAATAGAAAAAGAATTCATAGAACCTAAAATGTATACTGATGGTTTTATGACCCATACATATTATATTATTTCTGTAAAAGGTATTGATTTCATTGATAACAATATAAAACTAAATAAAAAAATGCTTAAAGTATTTATTAGTTATAATAATGTCGAAAAACATATTGGGGCCATAATAAAAGAAATGCTTGAGAGTTTTGGAATTGAATGTTTCATGGCCCATGATGATATTGGTGTATCTGAAGAGTGGAAACAGCGTATTTTTAAGGAATTGAATGATGCGGATATTTTTATACCAATATTAAGTGATAATTTTAGAGGTTCTGAATGGTGTTCTCAGGAAGCGGGTATAGCTTGTTTTAGGAATATCCTATTTATTCCTTTAAGTCTGGATAAGAAGAATAGAATACCTTATGGTTTTATGAGTCATCGCCAAGGAAAGTTGATAAGTAAATATAATATTCCTTTAGAATATTTAGTAAATCCAATTGTAGATAATTTCCCTAAAATAAATATTTTAGCTAATTTAATTGATGAATTATTCATGGTAAGAGGATTTCGTGAAGCTGAGAGACTAATGAGTAATTTAGAGCCGTATTTTAATAAATTAAGTATTGCTGAAGTAGATAGGGTAGTTGATATTTCTACTACTAACTATCAAATTTATGCAGCTGGTAGATGTAAAAGGGAATATTTACCTAAGTTTATAAATGTTAATAATGAAAAAATTGATGAAGAAAAGCTTAAAAAGTTATCTGAACTAATTGAATTAAAATAA
- a CDS encoding Hsp20/alpha crystallin family protein, with protein sequence MAEKYGSDPELEKKMKLEKTDEGKVTDIKGTSSRKKEEMKAKMNETKAKMAEKKDDMSSKIHEVKKGAAEKKEYVKSSLEDVKKEAEEQKEKLEKESKEEGLTPAEKILNDIVNRFKQGTGQINDAISEYTEDESKNLVEKPLVDVLETNDTVTIIADISGLKKDDIDLGISKNSVEITAMFKDEPEDEEIKFTKKERNYGKTHRKIMLSSEIKVHEAKANYKNCTLTIVLPKTVEDITKVNID encoded by the coding sequence ATGGCAGAAAAATATGGATCAGATCCAGAATTAGAAAAGAAAATGAAATTGGAAAAGACAGATGAAGGAAAAGTTACTGATATAAAAGGAACTTCATCTAGAAAGAAAGAAGAAATGAAAGCTAAGATGAACGAAACCAAAGCAAAAATGGCAGAAAAGAAAGATGATATGAGCAGTAAGATCCATGAAGTGAAAAAAGGGGCAGCAGAAAAAAAAGAATATGTGAAATCCAGTCTTGAAGATGTTAAAAAAGAAGCTGAAGAGCAGAAAGAGAAACTTGAAAAAGAAAGTAAAGAAGAAGGCTTGACACCCGCTGAGAAAATCCTAAACGATATAGTTAACAGATTTAAGCAGGGGACAGGGCAGATTAATGATGCCATATCAGAATATACTGAAGACGAATCCAAAAACCTTGTAGAAAAACCCTTGGTCGATGTATTGGAAACTAATGATACAGTTACTATTATAGCAGATATTTCAGGTCTTAAAAAAGATGATATAGATCTTGGCATATCAAAAAACAGTGTTGAGATAACTGCAATGTTTAAAGATGAACCCGAGGATGAAGAAATAAAATTCACAAAAAAAGAGAGAAATTATGGAAAAACTCATCGAAAAATTATGCTATCATCTGAAATAAAAGTACATGAAGCCAAAGCAAACTACAAAAATTGTACATTAACCATAGTACTTCCAAAAACAGTGGAAGATATAACTAAAGTGAATATAGATTAA
- a CDS encoding histone family protein, whose translation MSELPIATIGRIIKHADANIRISEDAKKALAKVLEQCGEDISKQALLLAKHAGRVTVKASDIELAVKALE comes from the coding sequence ATGAGTGAACTACCAATAGCTACAATAGGAAGAATCATAAAACATGCAGATGCAAATATAAGAATCAGTGAGGATGCAAAAAAAGCTTTAGCAAAAGTTTTAGAACAATGTGGAGAAGATATCTCCAAACAAGCACTTCTACTTGCAAAACACGCAGGAAGAGTAACTGTTAAAGCATCAGATATTGAACTAGCAGTTAAAGCATTAGAATAA
- a CDS encoding PRC-barrel domain-containing protein, protein MKIESELIGKDVIDSSRDQVSIVKDAEWDFNSKRVESIELKEAGISSKIGLSEKNSTHQHG, encoded by the coding sequence ATGAAGATAGAAAGTGAATTAATTGGAAAAGATGTCATTGATTCATCTAGAGATCAAGTGAGTATTGTTAAAGATGCAGAATGGGATTTTAACTCCAAACGCGTTGAATCCATCGAGCTTAAAGAGGCAGGAATTTCATCTAAAATTGGATTAAGTGAAAAAAATAGTACCCATCAACATGGTTGA
- the nifS gene encoding cysteine desulfurase NifS: MYLDHSATSPVDPEVFEAMKPYFIDSFGNASTLYSLGREGKNAMEAAREQVVSIIGAETKEIIFTSGGTESDNIAIKGTAYKFKNKGNHIITSTIEHPAVYETCKYLEKNGFEVTYLPVYNDGIVKVSDLEEAITDKTILITIMHANNEIGTIQPIAEIGAIAREKGIYFHTDAVQTVGKIPVDVKEMNVDMLSLSSHKLYGPKGVGALYIKKGVRLEPIIHGGGHERGIRPGTENIPGIVGLGKACSIAKENLVRDAQKLTSLRDKLIDSVLEQVEDSYLNGHRTKRLPNNANFRFTAIEGESLILSLDSKGISSSTGSACSSTKLEPSHVLMAIGLKEVESHGSLRISLGHENTEEDIDYTIDAIKEVVAKLRKMSPLWCASGT; this comes from the coding sequence ATTTATTTGGATCATTCAGCAACATCCCCAGTAGATCCTGAAGTATTTGAAGCAATGAAACCTTATTTCATAGATTCCTTTGGAAATGCATCTACTCTCTATTCGCTTGGAAGAGAAGGCAAAAATGCAATGGAAGCAGCAAGGGAACAAGTAGTATCCATAATAGGTGCTGAAACAAAGGAAATTATTTTCACAAGTGGCGGTACAGAATCAGATAACATTGCAATAAAGGGAACAGCTTATAAATTTAAAAATAAAGGAAATCATATCATTACAAGCACAATAGAACATCCTGCAGTTTATGAAACATGTAAATACCTTGAAAAAAATGGATTTGAAGTTACTTACCTTCCAGTTTACAACGATGGTATTGTAAAGGTTTCAGATCTGGAAGAAGCTATTACTGATAAAACCATTTTAATTACTATTATGCATGCAAACAATGAAATAGGTACTATCCAGCCAATAGCAGAGATCGGTGCAATAGCTCGGGAAAAGGGCATATATTTCCATACAGATGCAGTTCAGACTGTTGGAAAAATACCCGTTGATGTAAAGGAAATGAACGTGGATATGCTTTCATTATCATCACACAAACTATATGGACCAAAGGGTGTTGGGGCATTATACATAAAAAAAGGAGTTAGATTAGAACCAATTATTCACGGTGGAGGACATGAAAGAGGTATCAGACCGGGTACGGAGAATATTCCTGGAATTGTTGGTCTTGGTAAAGCATGTTCAATTGCAAAGGAAAACCTTGTAAGGGATGCACAAAAACTCACAAGTTTAAGGGACAAACTCATCGACAGTGTACTTGAACAGGTCGAAGATTCATATCTAAACGGTCATAGAACTAAACGTCTCCCCAATAATGCAAACTTTAGATTTACTGCTATCGAGGGAGAATCATTAATTCTTTCACTTGACTCCAAGGGCATATCCTCATCAACAGGATCAGCATGTTCTTCAACTAAATTGGAACCATCACATGTTCTAATGGCAATAGGACTCAAGGAAGTAGAGTCACACGGATCTTTAAGAATAAGCTTAGGACATGAAAATACAGAGGAGGATATTGATTATACAATCGATGCTATAAAGGAAGTTGTTGCAAAGTTAAGGAAAATGTCACCTCTATGGTGTGCAAGTGGGACATAA